One stretch of Centroberyx gerrardi isolate f3 chromosome 13, fCenGer3.hap1.cur.20231027, whole genome shotgun sequence DNA includes these proteins:
- the st18 gene encoding suppression of tumorigenicity 18 protein — MARKRSAQEGVQGAPVNKRKSLLMKPRHYSPSEACEEESEDLAPPQDKEELRNIDTPADGNLNAINGVVNRNGCHDAAAKSHDSLGWSEVTSDASPQCEAEPSEPLMDEDEEELINEEEDQSQDRMSVTCTSPPQSPYGDIREAEWEPLSLSIKVNGSNCSPSRASEDLSGRNGHMREDPDSELCGPMGRTSIFQAEALRYRPLPAEEDSEGEAEAERPHRLEGWALGLQERGLEMGRGRVNLSLLEQAIALQSEQRQVLHHAYREMDRFLMEQMTNERRHHRMMEMDSRLTYHGGKDSPRTDKKDIRCPTPGCDGTGHVTGLYPHHRSLSGCPHKVRVPPEILAMHENVLKCPTPGCTGRGHVNSNRSTHRSLSGCPIAAAVKVSKPQDESPKCRQTPDRSPRAIGLIKKFEMNQLNYRLSHPVAALQTNLTKDMDKYSKIRFDYASFDAQVFGKQPLMGANQDQDISSHFPDSPQQYPGFLGAPGGRLPTSGQHSPPSQFKKGDGLQATAATAAILNLSTRYRKNMEAVTGRPLATSTKDMLIEVDENGTLDLSMKKCKENVKAQTKVPSEDPLSPPESAMAKGGSVLINPAFYQPLCDRDSWETPIPINFSKASVLQDEQEDFDEVSLEDQHYQGDASMISPKTKLLLRDSKKELMSCPTPGCDGSGHVTGNYASHRSVSGCPLADKTLKSLMAANSQELKCPTPGCDGSGHVTGNYASHRSLSGCPRARKGGLKLTPNKDEKDEQEMKCPVIGCDGQGHISGKYTSHRSAGSCPLAAKRQKESSINGLPFAWKANKQELPHCPLPGCNGLGHANNVFVTHRSLSGCPLNAQSIKKKHSGEEMMTIKLKASSGVENKDDVQHLDHEINELNESNLKIEADMMQLQTQQISSMECNLKTIEEENKMIEQHNDSLLKELARLSQALINSLTDIQLPQMGPISEHNFEAYVNTLTDMYNNSEHEYSPECKALLDNIKQAIKGIHV; from the exons ATGGCTAGGAAGAGGAGTGCCCAGGAAGGGGTGCAGGGTGCCCCCGTCAACAAGAGAAAGTCCCTGCTGATGAAGCCCCGCCACTACAGCCCCAGCGAGGCATGtgaagaggagagcgaggacCTGGCACCGCCACAGGACAAAGAAGAGCTGAGGAACATTGACACTCCAGCAG ATGGAAACTTGAATGCAATCAATGGAGTGGTCAACAGAAATGGTTGCCACGACGCAGCAGCAAAGTCCCATGATTCCCTTGGATGGTCCGAAGTTACATCGGATGCCTCCCCGCAGTGTGAGGCAGAGCCATCTGAACCTCTGATGGATGAAGACGAGGAAGAGCTCATTAATGAAGAGGAAGACCAAAGTCAAGACAGGATGAGTGTTACATGTACTTCACCGCCGCAGAGTCCGTACGGAGACATTCGGGAAGCAGAGTGGgagcctctgtctctgtccatcaAGGTGAATGGCTCCAACTGCAGTCCTTCTCGAGCCTCAGAAGACCTTTCGGGCAGGAACGGCCACATGAGAGAAGACCCTGACTCAGAATTATGCGGTCCGATGGGTCGAACCAGCATTTTTCAGGCCGAGGCGCTGCGGTACAGGCCGCTCCCCGCAGAGGAGGACAGCGAGGGGGAAGCGGAGGCGGAGAGGCCACACCGGCTGGAGGGCTGGGCGCTGGGCCTCCAGGAGAGAGGTCTGGAAATGGGCCGGGGTAGAGTGAACCTGAGCCTGTTGGAGCAGGCCATCGCCCTGCAGTCAGAGCAAAGACAGGTCCTGCACCACGCCTACAGGGAGATGGACCGCTTCCTCATGGAGCAGATGACCAATGAGAGAAGGCACCACAGAATGATGGAGATGGACAGCAGACTGACCTATCATGGAGGAAAAG ATTCCCCTCGGACAGATAAGAAGGATATAAGGTGCCCAACTCCCGGCTGTGATGGCACTGGACATGTGACTGGCCTGTACCCCCACCATAGGAGTCTGTCTGGGTGTCCGCATAAAGTCAGAGTTCCCCCAGAGA TCCTGGCCATGCATGAGAACGTCCTCAAGTGCCCTACACCTGGGTGCACAGGGAGAGGCCATGTCAACAGCAACCGTAGCACCCACCGGAG TCTCTCAGGCTGCCCCATCGCTGCTGCAGTCAAAGTCTCCAAACCTCAGGATGAGAGCCCAAAATGCAGACAGACACCTGACCGCTCGCCGAG AGCCATCGGCCTGATAAAGAAGTTCGAGATGAACCAGTTAAACTATAGACTCTCCCATCCAGTAGCGGCCTTGCAAACGAACCTCACCAAGGACATGGACAAGTACAGCAAAATCCGCTTTGATTACGCTAGCTTTGATGCACAGGTCTTCGGCAAACAGCCTCTGATGGGAGCCAACCAGGACCAGGACATCTCTTCACATTTCCCTGATT CACCTCAGCAGTATCCTGGCTTCCTTGGTGCTCCAGGTGGCCGCCTGCCCACCTCTGGTCAGCACAGCCCACCAAGTCAATTCAAAAAAGGAGACGGTCTCCAAGCCACAGCAGCGACCGCCGCCATCCTTAACCTCTCCACCCGCTACCGGAAGAACATGGAGGCTGTCACTGGCCGGCCCTTGGCAACCTCCACAAAG GACATGCTCATAGAGGTGGATGAAAACGGCACCCTGGACTTGAGTATGAAGAAATGCAAGGAAAACGTGAAAGCCCAGACAAAGGTGCCTTCGGAAGACCCGCTGTCTCCTCCTGAGTCCGCTATGGCCAAAGGCGGGAGTGTGCTCATCAACCCGGCCTTTTACCAGCCGCTGTGTGACAGGGACAGTTGGGAGACTCCCATCCCTATCAACTTCAGCAAAGCATCCGTTCTACAGGACGAG CAGGAGGATTTTGATGAGGTCTCCCTGGAGGACCAACACTATCAAGGAGACGCCAGCATGATAAGCCCCAAAACCAAGCTGCTATTACGGGACTCAAAGAAGGAGCTAATGAG CTGTCCAACCCCAGGCTGTGACGGCAGCGGCCATGTGACGGGAAATTATGCATCACATCGAAG TGTGTCTGGATGTCCCCTGGCTGACAAGACACTCAAATCACTGATGGCAGCCAACTCTCAGGAACTAAA GTGCCCAACACCTGGTTGTGATGGATCTGGACATGTGACTGGGAACTACGCTTCGCACAGAAG TTTGTCAGGATGTCCACGTGCCAGAAAGGGAGGTTTGAAGCTCACACCAAACAAGGATGAAAAAGATGAGCAAGAAATGAA GTGTCCAGTAATTGGATGTGACGGACAGGGCCATATATCGGGAAAATACACATCCCACCGCAGCGCAGGCAGTTGTCCACTTGCTGCCAAGAGACAGAAGGAGTCGTCCATCAATGGGCTGCCCTTTGCCTGGAAGGCCAATAAACAGGAACTGCCCCACTGCCCCTTGCCTGGCTGCAACGGCCTTGGACATGCCAACAATGTGTTTGTCACTCACAGAAG CTTGTCTGGTTGCCCGCTGAACGCACAGAGCATCAAGAAGAAGCACTCAGGAGAGGAGATGATGACTATCAAACTGAAAGCCAGTAGTG GTGTTGAAAACAAAGATGACGTCCAACACTTGGATCATGAAATAAACGAACTGAATGAGTCCAACCTGAAAATAGAAGCAGACATGATGCAGCTCCAAACCCAG CAGATTTCGTCTATGGAATGTAACCTGAAGACAATTGAAGAGGAAAACAAGATGATTGAACAGCACAATGACAGCCTTCTGAAGGAGCTTGCCCGCCTTAGCCAAGCTCTCATTAACAGTCTAACAGACATTCAGCTGCCTCAAATG GGACCCATCAGTGAGCATAATTTTGAAGCCTATGTGAACACATTAACTGATATGTACAACAACTCGGAGCATGAATACTCTCCAGAGTGCAAGGCCCTCTTGGATAATATCAAACAGGCTATTAAGGGCATCCATGTTTAA